In Mangrovivirga cuniculi, the following proteins share a genomic window:
- a CDS encoding MotA/TolQ/ExbB proton channel family protein, translating to MKKLLTLFALAGVLNFGSTSVIFAQDEMGDAETDTTEATTEEASEEMTPVEEEPAEEAAEDVIEVESEGAADYHQVIKEKFIEGGVGFMTVVLTCLIIGLAISIERIITLNLATTNTKKLLANVEDALQQGGVEAAKEVTRNTRGPVASIFTQGLMRMSEGVDMVEKSIIAYGSVEMGKLEKGLVWISLFIALAPMLGFMGTVIGMIDAFDSIEAAGDIQPSLVARGIKQALLTTVAGLIVAVILQLFYNYCVSKIDSLVNQMEDASITLVDLLVKHQLTK from the coding sequence ATGAAAAAGTTACTTACTTTATTTGCACTAGCTGGGGTTCTAAACTTTGGTTCTACGTCAGTAATTTTCGCTCAAGACGAAATGGGTGATGCTGAAACTGATACTACTGAGGCTACTACTGAAGAAGCTTCAGAAGAAATGACTCCAGTAGAAGAGGAGCCTGCAGAAGAAGCTGCTGAAGACGTTATTGAAGTTGAGTCTGAAGGTGCTGCTGATTACCATCAGGTTATCAAAGAAAAATTCATTGAAGGTGGTGTTGGTTTCATGACTGTTGTATTAACATGTCTGATCATCGGTCTTGCTATCTCTATTGAGCGTATCATCACTCTTAACCTTGCGACTACTAACACTAAGAAATTGTTAGCTAACGTTGAAGACGCTCTTCAGCAAGGTGGTGTTGAAGCTGCTAAAGAAGTTACAAGAAACACTAGAGGCCCGGTTGCTTCAATCTTCACTCAGGGACTTATGAGAATGTCTGAAGGTGTTGATATGGTTGAAAAATCAATCATTGCTTACGGTTCTGTTGAGATGGGTAAATTAGAAAAAGGTCTTGTATGGATCTCACTATTCATTGCTCTTGCTCCAATGCTTGGTTTCATGGGTACTGTAATTGGTATGATTGACGCATTCGACTCAATTGAAGCTGCAGGTGATATCCAGCCTTCTCTTGTTGCTCGTGGTATTAAGCAAGCACTTTTAACAACTGTTGCTGGTTTGATCGTTGCGGTTATCCTACAGTTATTCTACAACTACTGTGTTTCTAAAATCGACTCTTTGGTTAACCAGATGGAAGATGCTTCTATCACATTGGTTGACTTGCTTGTTAAGCACCAATTGACTAAATAA
- a CDS encoding ExbD/TolR family protein, with amino-acid sequence MARNRQQQEVNAGSMADIAFLLLIFFLVTTQINSDKGLQIKLPPKVDEENKPQVDIPDRNLFKILINSNDQLLVEEEDLNDPGLLKEMVFEFINNNGVNSELSDSPLEGIVSIKTDRGTSYDLFITVLDQVQGAYYKSRGSMFDLSASEYLNLDPKNPEHKAKIDKAKEAFPMRISIAEPNKIGG; translated from the coding sequence ATGGCACGGAATAGGCAACAACAGGAAGTAAATGCAGGCTCAATGGCTGATATAGCCTTCTTGCTATTAATATTTTTCCTGGTTACGACACAAATAAATTCGGATAAAGGACTACAGATTAAACTTCCACCAAAGGTTGATGAAGAGAATAAACCTCAAGTTGACATACCAGATCGAAATCTTTTTAAAATATTAATTAATTCCAATGATCAGCTGTTAGTAGAAGAGGAGGATCTTAATGATCCCGGTTTATTAAAAGAAATGGTTTTCGAATTCATAAATAATAATGGAGTGAATTCTGAATTATCAGATAGTCCTCTTGAAGGTATTGTGTCAATTAAAACAGATAGGGGTACGAGCTATGATCTCTTCATTACTGTTCTGGATCAGGTACAGGGTGCTTACTACAAATCAAGGGGCAGCATGTTTGATCTTAGTGCATCTGAATACCTGAATCTGGATCCTAAGAATCCTGAACATAAGGCTAAGATTGATAAAGCTAAAGAAGCTTTTCCGATGAGAATTTCCATTGCTGAACCAAATAAAATAGGA
- a CDS encoding ExbD/TolR family protein — protein MSKFKKKSQSSQDIPTAALPDIIFMLLFFFMVTTVIREDEILVEQSLPAAEDITKLERKSLVSYLYVGQPKEAKFGTEPLVQANDAFIRMDELILWVTQERDKLDEVDKNQMTVSLKVDKETKMGIVSDVQQELREANALKIMYNTPQLVKDDI, from the coding sequence ATGTCAAAGTTTAAAAAGAAAAGTCAATCCAGTCAGGATATACCAACGGCCGCTTTGCCAGATATTATCTTCATGCTTCTTTTCTTCTTTATGGTGACAACCGTGATCAGAGAAGATGAGATTTTGGTTGAGCAAAGCTTACCGGCTGCTGAAGATATCACAAAGCTGGAAAGAAAATCGCTTGTTTCTTATCTCTATGTAGGGCAACCGAAAGAAGCTAAGTTTGGTACTGAGCCATTAGTTCAGGCTAATGATGCCTTTATCAGAATGGACGAGCTTATCCTTTGGGTTACTCAGGAAAGAGATAAACTCGACGAAGTAGACAAAAATCAAATGACAGTTTCTTTAAAAGTTGATAAGGAAACTAAAATGGGTATCGTTTCTGACGTACAACAGGAACTTCGTGAAGCTAACGCTTTGAAGATCATGTATAATACGCCACAGTTAGTAAAAGACGATATTTAA
- a CDS encoding ExbD/TolR family protein: protein MARSKNRGNQEVNAGSMADIAFLLLIFFLVTTQINSDKGLQIKLPPPLDPTQPPPDIKMKDRNIFKILINSNDQLLVEDEPLNDPYALRDMVHEFITNNGVDPKQSDSPQDAVVSIKADRGTSYELFVQVLDNAQGAYYKARGGVLGISGEEYLGLDAKKPDEEKMIDRAKDAYPMRISIAEPNKLGGQ from the coding sequence ATGGCTAGAAGTAAAAACAGAGGTAATCAGGAAGTAAATGCAGGATCTATGGCGGATATCGCCTTCCTACTACTTATTTTCTTCCTGGTTACTACTCAGATAAATTCAGATAAGGGGTTGCAAATTAAATTGCCACCACCTTTGGATCCAACTCAGCCACCACCAGATATCAAAATGAAAGATAGAAATATCTTTAAAATTTTGATCAACTCGAATGATCAGTTGCTGGTAGAGGATGAGCCTTTAAATGATCCGTATGCGTTGAGAGATATGGTACATGAATTTATAACTAATAATGGTGTCGATCCGAAACAATCTGATAGTCCACAAGATGCCGTGGTATCTATCAAAGCGGATAGAGGTACTAGTTATGAGTTGTTTGTTCAAGTACTGGATAACGCTCAGGGAGCTTATTATAAAGCTAGAGGTGGAGTACTGGGTATTTCCGGAGAGGAGTATCTTGGACTTGATGCCAAAAAACCTGATGAAGAGAAAATGATCGATAGAGCTAAAGATGCCTATCCGATGAGAATTTCAATTGCTGAACCGAATAAGTTAGGAGGTCAATAA